From a region of the Aeoliella mucimassa genome:
- a CDS encoding methyl-accepting chemotaxis protein — MTVLDTPQLATELKKIKAQYPGLLEGFDEEGLRNTLVHAAGEKLSSVAESSARTIGQQIATIRKSVADFDSIIERMQVVDQSVKDIDNSIGTVVREAKGSSDELELVSERMKVLEEHFQEIDGLVRSVNEIADQTHLLSLNATIEAARAGEAGRGFAVVASEVKELANTTKETNQEVQETLDRIAEAVTTLSESVEQSVKKMEHSIAAVEVARQSASTIGIETSQFGHRLSSSLELFRELDCTSSVVENEVKEIDTIGRTFFYLIELMDKTVFKNLVNPLERLLPLVEKSEFRAPERFSRVEPEYVLKSDDILISATDTKGRITFANNTFYEVAEYEPGTLVGEPHNVIRHPDMPKAAFADLWAVIEAGNLWQGYVANRSRLGRLYWVKANVFPCFEGNNIVGYISIRTKPEPEMIKKAVEAYRLVV, encoded by the coding sequence ATGACGGTACTCGACACTCCTCAATTGGCAACCGAACTCAAGAAGATAAAAGCGCAGTATCCGGGCCTGTTGGAAGGCTTCGACGAAGAAGGGCTCCGCAATACGCTGGTTCATGCGGCCGGCGAAAAGCTCTCGAGCGTTGCCGAATCGTCTGCCAGGACCATTGGGCAGCAAATCGCGACTATTCGCAAGAGCGTTGCAGACTTCGATTCGATCATCGAGCGGATGCAGGTGGTCGATCAGAGCGTGAAAGATATCGACAACAGCATCGGTACCGTGGTTCGCGAAGCGAAAGGCAGCTCCGACGAGCTGGAACTGGTCAGCGAACGAATGAAGGTGCTGGAAGAGCACTTCCAGGAAATCGACGGTCTTGTGCGGTCGGTGAACGAAATTGCCGATCAAACGCACTTGCTGTCGCTCAACGCGACCATCGAAGCCGCGCGAGCGGGCGAGGCGGGGCGCGGCTTTGCCGTGGTAGCCAGCGAAGTGAAAGAGCTCGCGAACACCACCAAAGAAACCAACCAGGAAGTGCAAGAAACCCTCGATCGCATCGCCGAAGCGGTGACCACGCTCTCCGAAAGCGTCGAGCAGTCGGTCAAAAAGATGGAGCACTCCATCGCCGCGGTGGAAGTCGCCCGGCAAAGTGCATCGACCATTGGTATCGAAACCTCTCAGTTTGGCCACCGCTTATCGTCTTCGTTGGAGCTGTTCCGCGAACTCGACTGCACCAGCAGTGTGGTGGAGAACGAAGTCAAAGAAATCGACACCATCGGTCGCACGTTCTTCTACTTGATCGAGTTGATGGACAAGACCGTGTTCAAGAACCTGGTCAATCCGCTCGAACGCTTGCTGCCGTTGGTAGAGAAGAGCGAATTCCGCGCTCCCGAGCGGTTCTCTCGCGTCGAGCCGGAGTACGTGCTCAAGTCGGACGACATCCTGATTTCGGCCACCGACACGAAGGGCCGTATCACGTTTGCGAACAACACGTTCTACGAAGTTGCCGAGTACGAACCCGGTACCTTGGTCGGCGAGCCTCACAACGTGATCCGCCATCCCGACATGCCGAAGGCCGCGTTTGCCGACCTATGGGCGGTGATCGAAGCGGGTAACCTATGGCAAGGCTACGTGGCCAACCGCTCGCGACTCGGCCGGCTGTATTGGGTGAAAGCCAACGTGTTCCCCTGCTTCGAAGGCAATAATATCGTCGGCTATATCTCGATCCGCACCAAGCCCGAGCCCGAGATGATCAAGAAAGCAGTCGAGGCCTACCGTCTGGTGGTGTAG
- a CDS encoding MBL fold metallo-hydrolase yields the protein MQLVCLGTTGFHPNARRQTASFVIPEVGVVLDAGTGLFRLADYLATDGVDIFLSHAHLDHVSGLTYLVETFGVEAHDRVTIHARSEVLDAVRNHLFAPAIFPVPPGYQFAELGKSCVLPANNEGKTGTLTTFPLTHPGGSTGMRLDWPGHSLAYVTDTTASDEADYIDTIRGADLLVHEANFPASYDQMAELTGHSCLDKVVAVAQAAEVGRLVITHVDPLLTKEEDFDLTAFRKQLASITIAEDLDVQEF from the coding sequence ATGCAATTGGTATGTCTTGGCACCACCGGCTTTCATCCTAACGCGCGACGTCAAACCGCGTCGTTCGTTATTCCTGAAGTCGGCGTGGTGCTCGACGCTGGTACGGGATTATTCCGCCTGGCCGACTATCTGGCGACCGACGGAGTGGATATTTTTTTGAGCCATGCCCATCTCGACCATGTCAGCGGGCTGACTTATTTGGTGGAGACTTTCGGCGTGGAAGCTCACGATCGGGTGACGATCCACGCCCGCAGCGAGGTACTCGACGCGGTGCGGAACCATCTGTTTGCACCGGCCATCTTCCCGGTGCCTCCAGGGTATCAGTTTGCGGAACTCGGCAAAAGCTGCGTGCTGCCTGCCAACAACGAAGGTAAAACCGGCACGCTCACCACGTTCCCACTAACGCACCCAGGCGGTTCCACCGGTATGCGGCTCGACTGGCCAGGGCACTCTTTAGCCTACGTCACAGATACGACTGCCAGCGACGAAGCCGACTACATCGATACCATCCGCGGGGCCGACTTGCTGGTACACGAGGCGAACTTCCCCGCTAGCTACGACCAAATGGCCGAACTCACCGGGCATAGCTGCCTAGACAAAGTTGTCGCAGTGGCTCAGGCCGCCGAAGTCGGCCGGCTCGTAATCACCCACGTCGACCCGCTGCTGACCAAAGAGGAAGACTTTGACCTCACCGCGTTCCGCAAGCAGCTAGCAAGCATCACGATCGCGGAAGATTTGGACGTGCAGGAGTTTTGA
- a CDS encoding extracellular solute-binding protein, whose amino-acid sequence MAVARLAKGASYTLLAGAMLTAVAGCFKSEPAPVADTGQQVVVYTALDDIFSHPILDEYQATTGIEVLTKTDTESTKTIGLTEAIIAERERPRCDLFWNNEVMHTMRLAKLGILEPVEVDQAQFYPAVYRSKQGLWVGFAARARVLIVNTNVLAEARYPKSIKAIIDPLWRDRCGIAKPLAGSTATHAACLFDAWGDEEAKRFFTQVKANAQILSGNRDVAHRVAAGQLAFGLTDTDDAMVEIEAGSPVAIVYPDQRDGEVGTLFIPNTLAVIKGSAHPEQATELMNYLLQTDVEAKLVEGPSAQIPLHSGSKAEARVETPATVRAMEVDFEAAADKWDESAAAFLRDTFMAAQ is encoded by the coding sequence ATGGCGGTTGCACGATTAGCAAAGGGTGCCAGTTATACGCTACTCGCAGGTGCGATGCTCACCGCCGTAGCGGGCTGCTTTAAAAGCGAGCCGGCGCCGGTTGCGGACACCGGCCAGCAGGTGGTGGTCTACACCGCACTCGACGACATTTTCTCGCACCCGATTCTCGACGAGTACCAGGCCACGACTGGAATCGAGGTGCTTACGAAGACCGATACCGAGTCGACCAAGACCATCGGGCTCACCGAGGCGATCATTGCCGAACGCGAGCGGCCCCGTTGCGATTTGTTCTGGAATAACGAAGTCATGCACACCATGCGCCTGGCGAAGCTCGGCATCCTCGAGCCGGTCGAGGTCGATCAGGCTCAGTTCTATCCCGCGGTCTATCGCAGCAAGCAAGGGTTGTGGGTAGGGTTTGCCGCTCGGGCGCGGGTGCTGATCGTCAACACCAACGTGCTGGCCGAAGCCCGGTACCCCAAGTCGATTAAGGCCATCATCGATCCGCTCTGGCGCGATCGCTGCGGTATCGCCAAACCATTAGCCGGATCGACGGCCACGCACGCGGCTTGCCTGTTCGACGCCTGGGGCGACGAAGAAGCCAAGCGGTTCTTCACCCAGGTGAAAGCCAACGCGCAGATCCTCTCGGGCAATCGCGATGTCGCCCACCGCGTAGCGGCCGGCCAGCTAGCGTTTGGGCTCACCGACACCGACGACGCCATGGTAGAGATCGAAGCCGGGTCGCCGGTCGCCATCGTGTACCCCGACCAACGCGATGGGGAAGTTGGCACTTTGTTCATTCCTAATACCCTCGCTGTGATTAAAGGTTCGGCTCACCCCGAGCAGGCGACCGAGTTGATGAATTACCTGTTACAAACCGATGTCGAGGCCAAACTGGTCGAAGGACCCAGTGCCCAGATTCCGCTGCACAGCGGTTCGAAGGCCGAAGCCCGAGTCGAAACCCCCGCGACCGTTCGAGCGATGGAGGTCGATTTCGAAGCCGCGGCCGACAAATGGGACGAGTCGGCAGCTGCGTTTCTCCGCGATACGTTCATGGCAGCTCAATGA
- a CDS encoding DegT/DnrJ/EryC1/StrS family aminotransferase produces the protein MPAAASTPVPMLDVNRQNAPLLEEIDAALAEVTRNGTFINGPACRDFEQALAEYVGTNHAIGCASGSDALLLPLMAEGIGPGDEVLLPSFTFFATAGAVSRVGATPVFVDILPDSFNIDPEDAARKITPATKAIIPVHLFGQAADMAALMQLADDHNLVVIEDACQAIGSSVGDTQVGAIGHYGAFSFYPTKNLGGFGDGGIITINDDEKAEVLRRLRNHGQHPRYYHHLIGANSRLDAMQAAVLNVKLRHLDDWCAARRAHAERYLSELTDRHLSDSLLLPTVAEGVATVWNQFTVRVTGGKRDELQQSLAADNVGSAIYYPIPLHLQPCFASLGYTNGDLPHTELAALEVLSLPMFPEMTTAEQDRVVESITNYCTLGGTQNTQVSVPMTAPNAGANVDLPSSKAG, from the coding sequence ATGCCTGCCGCTGCTAGCACGCCCGTCCCCATGTTGGATGTGAACCGTCAGAATGCCCCGCTGCTGGAGGAGATCGACGCCGCGTTGGCCGAGGTCACTCGCAATGGCACGTTTATTAATGGCCCTGCTTGCCGCGATTTCGAGCAAGCCCTGGCCGAATACGTGGGTACCAACCACGCGATTGGCTGTGCTTCGGGCAGCGACGCGTTGTTGCTGCCGCTCATGGCCGAAGGCATCGGCCCTGGCGACGAAGTGCTGCTGCCGAGCTTTACCTTCTTTGCGACCGCCGGTGCGGTGTCGCGAGTCGGTGCGACTCCAGTGTTTGTCGACATCCTGCCCGACTCGTTCAATATCGATCCCGAGGACGCCGCCCGGAAGATCACGCCGGCCACCAAGGCGATTATTCCAGTCCACCTGTTTGGCCAGGCTGCCGACATGGCTGCGCTGATGCAGCTTGCCGACGACCACAATCTGGTGGTCATAGAAGACGCATGCCAGGCGATCGGCTCGTCGGTCGGCGATACCCAAGTCGGTGCGATTGGTCACTACGGTGCCTTTAGCTTCTATCCCACCAAGAACCTGGGTGGGTTCGGCGACGGTGGCATCATCACCATCAACGACGACGAAAAAGCCGAGGTGCTTCGCCGGTTGCGGAACCATGGCCAGCACCCACGCTACTACCACCACCTGATCGGTGCGAACAGCCGGCTCGACGCCATGCAGGCGGCCGTGCTCAACGTGAAGCTTCGCCACCTCGACGACTGGTGTGCTGCCCGCCGGGCGCATGCGGAGCGTTACCTGAGCGAGCTGACCGATCGCCACCTGAGCGACTCGCTGCTGCTGCCGACCGTAGCCGAAGGGGTCGCGACCGTGTGGAACCAGTTCACCGTGCGGGTCACCGGTGGCAAGCGGGACGAACTGCAACAGTCGCTCGCTGCCGACAATGTCGGATCGGCGATCTACTACCCGATTCCGCTGCACCTGCAACCGTGCTTCGCCTCGTTGGGCTATACCAACGGCGATCTGCCGCACACCGAGCTGGCCGCTCTGGAAGTGCTGTCGCTGCCGATGTTCCCCGAAATGACCACCGCCGAGCAGGACCGCGTGGTCGAGTCGATCACGAACTACTGCACCTTGGGTGGTACGCAAAACACGCAGGTTTCGGTGCCGATGACCGCTCCCAACGCCGGGGCGAATGTCGACCTGCCGAGCTCGAAAGCGGGTTAA